One segment of Rhodopirellula baltica SH 1 DNA contains the following:
- a CDS encoding UTP--glucose-1-phosphate uridylyltransferase: MPELRSMNSLIETITTDQANLRDRSLESLLEDVTLSELLDHVAELDRFRRQEDNLYQRVRALFFLSAIYRYHLPPRLDQSSSGSIPFEGYEHLLGRRFQEAIDEFLEVQSTDGASDSLSSALASAYHELGFQTLADQVRHSVRTVRGNQWMFRLGHVAEHPLRIRKELLPNKNAPNLSPVLKETTAVRMDVSHSAWSDIFFLGMDYPEGARVINVSVDLGVRGRDDQVRPPIETYLRVIDKPVFRLVSVDLNASVEVTTIAEMFDFARDYLGLLKAAVIAAGVVPPGLEGCGSDMASLLERVVGRGKGLELVSKINDIPKGSRLAVSTNLLGSLISNLMRATGQIQSLQGELTEPDRRLIAARAILGEWIGGSGGGWQDSGGVWPGIKLICGQTAGDEDPEFGISRGRLMPDHEVLGEKRVSAEARQKLQDSLVVVHGGMAQNVGPILEMVTEHYLVRGRDQWIGRQEAMRIYDEVVDALQQGDIRRLGSLTTENFEGPLQTIIPWATNRFTDVMIQRCREQYGDQFWGFWMLGGMSGGGMGFIFDPTIKQAAQDWLSEEMVTVKRQLETALPFAMDPVVYDFRINDHGTFAELIPAQSAVLPQKYYALMMPKWLRKPLRDLSPQTREELAGISRRCSDPNDHDANAALLLRSVLPSDDKTASSQNDEAQTSDDSLAAILKRSGFDRSQHEQIRADMRAGKFGLAANRLSRDLKITDVSQEHVTDTRDGLDDRLADIGSEAIANGEIGVITLAAGVGSRWTQGAGVCKALHPFHRFAGKHRSFLEIHLAKNRATTAQHGGTIPHVITTSWMTDEAIRTVLDRTRNYGHDGPVHVSSGRSVGLRMVPMVRDLHFLWEETAQQVLDQQQQKMRESARSAIANWAQQTGEGSDYTDNVAAQCVHPVGHWYEVPNLFRNGVLSQMLRDQPSLRYLMLHNIDTLGANVDPALFGLHIESGATLSYEVIPRRLEDRGGGLALVAGRPRLVEGLAMPDERIEFGLKYYNSMTTWIDIDALLDSFGLNRESLNDASAVDAAVRQMAARLPTYITLKEVKKRWGHAQEDVFPVAQFEKLWGDMTTLSDIDSRFIVTPMRRGQQLKEPSQLDGWNRDGGSAYVDDLCKWNES, translated from the coding sequence ATGCCGGAACTTCGCTCCATGAACTCATTGATCGAAACGATCACCACCGACCAAGCGAACTTGCGTGATCGCTCGCTCGAATCGTTGCTGGAAGATGTCACGCTATCCGAGTTGCTCGATCATGTCGCCGAACTGGATCGCTTTCGGCGTCAAGAAGACAACTTGTATCAACGTGTGCGTGCGTTGTTTTTCTTATCGGCCATCTATCGGTATCACCTTCCGCCACGCTTGGATCAATCCAGTTCCGGCAGCATCCCCTTTGAAGGTTACGAACATCTACTCGGACGCCGCTTTCAAGAAGCGATCGATGAATTTCTGGAAGTCCAGTCGACCGATGGCGCCAGCGATTCATTGTCCAGCGCTTTGGCATCGGCGTACCACGAATTAGGTTTCCAAACGCTGGCCGATCAAGTTCGCCACAGCGTCCGCACTGTCCGCGGAAACCAATGGATGTTCCGCCTGGGCCACGTCGCCGAACATCCACTTCGCATCCGCAAAGAGTTATTGCCAAACAAAAACGCCCCGAATCTTTCGCCGGTTTTGAAAGAAACCACCGCCGTGCGAATGGACGTTTCGCACTCGGCATGGAGTGACATCTTCTTTTTGGGAATGGACTATCCCGAAGGTGCTCGCGTCATCAACGTCTCGGTCGACCTCGGCGTTCGCGGTCGGGACGACCAGGTTCGACCACCGATCGAAACCTACCTACGAGTGATCGACAAACCGGTGTTTCGTTTGGTCAGCGTCGACCTCAACGCCAGCGTTGAAGTGACCACCATCGCCGAAATGTTTGACTTTGCGAGGGACTACCTTGGATTGCTAAAAGCCGCTGTGATTGCTGCCGGTGTCGTCCCACCAGGGCTGGAAGGTTGCGGCTCTGACATGGCATCCCTGCTGGAACGAGTTGTCGGTCGCGGCAAAGGATTGGAGTTGGTCTCCAAAATCAACGACATCCCCAAAGGTTCTCGCCTGGCCGTTTCAACCAACTTGCTCGGTTCGCTCATCAGCAACTTGATGCGAGCAACCGGACAGATCCAGTCGCTTCAGGGCGAGCTGACCGAACCCGACCGGCGTTTGATTGCGGCACGTGCAATCTTGGGCGAATGGATCGGCGGCAGCGGAGGCGGATGGCAAGATTCGGGTGGTGTATGGCCCGGCATCAAACTCATCTGCGGGCAAACCGCAGGCGACGAAGATCCCGAATTCGGAATCAGTCGCGGACGATTGATGCCTGACCATGAAGTCCTCGGCGAAAAACGCGTCAGCGCGGAAGCTCGACAAAAGCTGCAAGATTCGTTGGTCGTCGTTCACGGTGGCATGGCACAAAACGTTGGTCCCATCTTGGAGATGGTCACCGAACACTATCTCGTTCGTGGACGTGATCAATGGATTGGCCGTCAAGAAGCCATGCGGATCTACGACGAAGTGGTTGACGCACTGCAACAAGGCGACATCCGCCGCCTCGGATCGTTGACCACCGAGAACTTCGAAGGCCCGCTACAAACGATCATTCCGTGGGCAACCAACCGGTTCACCGATGTGATGATCCAGCGTTGTCGCGAGCAGTACGGAGATCAGTTCTGGGGATTCTGGATGTTGGGCGGCATGTCCGGCGGCGGCATGGGATTTATCTTTGATCCGACCATCAAACAAGCCGCACAAGATTGGCTCAGCGAAGAAATGGTGACGGTCAAACGCCAACTGGAGACAGCGTTGCCATTCGCCATGGATCCGGTTGTTTACGACTTCCGAATCAATGACCATGGAACTTTTGCGGAATTGATTCCGGCCCAGTCCGCTGTGCTGCCACAGAAGTATTACGCGTTGATGATGCCCAAATGGCTTCGCAAACCCTTGCGAGATTTATCGCCTCAAACCCGCGAAGAATTGGCGGGCATCTCACGGCGTTGCAGCGACCCAAATGATCACGATGCGAACGCTGCATTACTACTTCGAAGCGTTTTGCCGTCGGACGACAAAACCGCCAGCTCGCAGAACGATGAAGCGCAAACGAGCGACGACTCGCTTGCGGCGATCTTAAAACGAAGCGGCTTTGATCGATCTCAGCACGAGCAGATCCGAGCCGACATGCGAGCCGGCAAATTTGGCTTGGCTGCCAACCGACTTTCCCGCGACCTCAAAATCACCGACGTCTCCCAAGAACATGTCACGGATACTCGCGACGGCCTAGATGACCGCTTAGCCGACATTGGCTCCGAGGCCATCGCCAATGGAGAGATCGGGGTCATCACGTTGGCCGCGGGCGTTGGCAGTCGCTGGACGCAGGGTGCCGGTGTTTGCAAAGCCCTCCATCCGTTCCACCGTTTTGCGGGAAAGCATCGCAGCTTCCTCGAAATTCACTTGGCGAAGAACCGTGCCACGACCGCTCAACACGGCGGTACGATCCCCCACGTCATCACGACCAGTTGGATGACCGACGAAGCCATCCGGACCGTTTTGGACCGCACTCGCAACTATGGTCACGATGGTCCGGTGCATGTCTCCAGTGGGCGCAGCGTCGGATTGCGGATGGTTCCTATGGTTCGAGACCTGCACTTCCTGTGGGAAGAAACCGCTCAACAGGTACTGGATCAACAACAACAAAAGATGCGTGAAAGCGCCCGATCCGCGATTGCGAACTGGGCGCAGCAAACCGGTGAAGGTTCCGACTACACCGACAACGTCGCGGCACAGTGCGTGCATCCAGTCGGGCACTGGTACGAAGTCCCCAACCTTTTCCGCAATGGTGTGCTCTCGCAGATGCTGCGTGATCAACCATCCCTTCGCTACCTGATGTTGCACAACATTGACACACTGGGTGCCAACGTGGACCCGGCACTGTTCGGCTTGCACATCGAATCAGGAGCCACGCTCAGCTACGAAGTCATTCCACGCCGCCTGGAAGATCGCGGCGGAGGGCTCGCTCTGGTTGCCGGTCGCCCGAGACTGGTCGAAGGACTCGCGATGCCTGATGAACGAATCGAGTTTGGGCTGAAGTACTACAACTCAATGACGACTTGGATCGACATCGACGCGCTGCTGGACTCATTTGGGTTGAACCGAGAGTCATTGAACGACGCCTCGGCAGTTGACGCGGCAGTCCGTCAAATGGCCGCACGCTTGCCAACCTACATCACCCTCAAAGAGGTTAAGAAACGCTGGGGTCACGCTCAAGAAGACGTGTTCCCGGTCGCCCAATTTGAAAAATTGTGGGGTGACATGACAACGCTCTCGGACATTGACAGCCGGTTCATCGTGACCCCCATGCGTCGCGGCCAACAACTCAAAGAACCCAGCCAGCTTGATGGCTGGAACCGAGACGGAGGCTCCGCCTACGTCGACGACCTCTGCAAGTGGAACGAGTCCTGA
- a CDS encoding YceI family protein translates to MMMQRVALMLTLVCVSSVVASAEEKPTFDSEQSKISFIGAKPDGKHDGGFKKFTAEATLNLEDPSKGSLKIEIDATSLWSDDDKLTNHLKNPDFFDVRKHPKITFESTKIEHDASQDKVNIVGKLTMLGKTVEVTIPSMPKLAEDMLVLAANFDIDRTKWGMTYGKGKINDDVAIRALLVFKR, encoded by the coding sequence ATGATGATGCAACGTGTTGCCTTGATGTTGACGTTGGTTTGTGTTTCTTCCGTGGTCGCTTCAGCCGAGGAAAAGCCAACCTTTGATTCGGAACAATCAAAGATCTCTTTCATCGGGGCAAAACCCGATGGCAAGCACGATGGTGGTTTCAAGAAATTCACCGCCGAGGCGACTTTGAATTTGGAAGATCCCAGCAAGGGATCACTGAAGATTGAAATTGACGCAACCAGTCTTTGGTCAGATGACGACAAGCTGACCAATCACTTGAAGAATCCCGACTTCTTCGATGTTCGCAAACACCCAAAGATCACGTTCGAATCGACCAAGATTGAACACGATGCTTCGCAAGATAAAGTCAACATTGTCGGGAAGCTAACCATGCTCGGCAAAACGGTCGAAGTCACGATCCCGTCGATGCCAAAGCTGGCCGAAGACATGCTTGTCTTAGCCGCGAATTTCGATATTGATCGAACCAAGTGGGGCATGACCTACGGAAAAGGCAAGATCAACGACGATGTTGCCATCCGCGCGTTGCTCGTTTTTAAACGATAA
- the clpB gene encoding ATP-dependent chaperone ClpB, with protein sequence MAFRIDKLTTQAQNVVAEAQAQATSAGNAEIDPLHVLSAAVNQRDGITTPLLEKINVDVPKLKSLLTSELEKLPHASGMGQARVSAKLQAALEASATSAESLKDEYVSTEHLLVGLARTDNKAKNLLSLLGVSDNDLLTAMSQIRGSARVTDPNAESTYQALEKFGIDLTQLAQSGKLDPVIGRDNEIRRVIQVLSRRTKNNPVLIGQPGVGKTAIAEGLALRIFEGDVPQSLKGKKVVSLDMGALVAGAKFRGDFEERLKSVLREVKDSDGKVILFIDELHLVVGAGNAEGSADAANLLKPELARGALRCIGATTLDEYRQHIEKDAALERRFQPVFVGEPNVEDTVAILRGLKPRYESHHGVRITDSALVAAANLSDRYIADRFLPDKAIDLIDEAASRLAMEKESVPEPIDRLQRRLRQLELVHRQLVDEQEASAVDKRVEVEEEMESAKAELASLKEQWETEKMGLDDVQSVRQEVDQLQHRFAQLDADAKEKQLRGESPEDAYSEMLQVQSRLRELQARIDEAEKHDDSADQTKEEPGDEKRRLLRKEVTEEEIAEVVSTWTGVPVTRMMETERAKLLVMEERLHQRVVGQDEAVTAVSDAVRRSRSGLQDPNRPIGSFLFLGPTGVGKTELCKALAEVMFDDESAMVRIDMSEFMERHSVSRLIGAPPGYVGYEEGGKLTEAVRRRPYAVILLDEMEKAHPDVFNVLLQVLDDGRLTDGQGRTVNFTNTVVVMTSNVGSQVIQRVTEEGGGEDEMRQAVEDALKARFLPEFLNRIDDTVIFHPLQQTQIRRIVQLQLEELRSRLAANGLSFEITDAAIDQIAEVGYDPAYGARPLKRVIQREVQNPLASAILKNSYAEGTTIKIDHDGDQFVFSG encoded by the coding sequence ATGGCCTTTCGAATCGACAAACTCACAACACAAGCTCAAAACGTGGTCGCAGAAGCGCAAGCTCAGGCCACTTCGGCCGGCAACGCCGAGATCGATCCGCTGCATGTTCTTTCGGCGGCGGTCAACCAGCGAGATGGCATCACGACGCCGTTGCTCGAAAAGATCAACGTGGATGTTCCGAAGCTGAAGTCGTTGCTGACGAGCGAACTGGAAAAGCTGCCCCATGCATCGGGCATGGGTCAGGCCCGAGTATCCGCGAAATTGCAGGCGGCTCTGGAAGCGTCGGCGACCTCGGCGGAGTCGTTGAAGGACGAGTACGTCAGCACCGAGCATCTGCTCGTTGGTTTGGCTCGCACCGACAACAAAGCCAAAAATCTGTTGTCTTTGCTGGGTGTGTCGGACAACGATCTGCTCACGGCAATGAGCCAAATTCGCGGATCGGCTCGCGTGACCGACCCCAATGCAGAATCGACTTATCAAGCTCTCGAGAAGTTTGGCATTGACCTGACCCAGTTGGCTCAAAGCGGCAAGCTCGATCCTGTCATCGGACGTGACAATGAGATCCGTCGTGTGATTCAGGTTCTCTCGCGTCGGACAAAGAATAATCCTGTTCTGATCGGACAGCCTGGTGTCGGTAAAACAGCAATCGCGGAGGGATTGGCACTTCGTATCTTCGAAGGTGATGTTCCTCAAAGCCTCAAAGGCAAGAAGGTCGTCTCGCTCGACATGGGAGCACTCGTCGCGGGAGCTAAGTTCCGCGGTGATTTCGAAGAGCGTTTGAAGTCGGTGCTTCGCGAAGTCAAAGACTCCGATGGCAAAGTGATTCTATTTATCGATGAGTTGCACTTGGTCGTTGGTGCTGGCAACGCGGAGGGTTCGGCCGACGCAGCGAACTTGCTCAAGCCTGAACTGGCCCGTGGTGCGCTCCGCTGCATCGGTGCGACGACGTTGGATGAGTATCGTCAGCACATCGAAAAGGATGCGGCGCTCGAGCGTCGGTTCCAACCGGTTTTCGTGGGTGAACCAAACGTGGAAGACACCGTCGCGATTCTGCGAGGGCTGAAACCTCGTTACGAATCGCACCATGGTGTCCGTATCACAGATAGTGCTTTGGTTGCCGCCGCCAATCTATCGGATCGTTACATTGCGGATCGATTCCTGCCGGACAAAGCGATCGACTTGATCGACGAAGCCGCCAGTCGTTTGGCGATGGAAAAAGAAAGTGTGCCTGAACCGATTGATCGTTTGCAACGTCGTCTTCGGCAATTGGAATTGGTTCACCGTCAACTGGTGGACGAACAAGAAGCTTCTGCCGTCGATAAACGCGTCGAGGTGGAAGAAGAAATGGAATCTGCCAAAGCAGAGTTGGCCAGTTTGAAGGAACAATGGGAAACCGAAAAAATGGGTTTGGACGACGTCCAGTCCGTTCGACAAGAAGTTGATCAGCTTCAGCATCGTTTTGCTCAGCTAGATGCGGATGCGAAGGAGAAGCAGCTTCGAGGCGAGAGTCCTGAGGATGCGTATAGCGAGATGCTGCAGGTGCAATCGCGGCTTCGTGAGTTGCAGGCCCGGATTGATGAAGCTGAAAAACATGACGATTCAGCGGATCAAACCAAGGAAGAACCGGGAGATGAAAAACGTCGCCTGCTTCGCAAGGAAGTTACCGAAGAAGAAATTGCAGAGGTCGTCAGCACTTGGACCGGTGTTCCAGTCACTCGAATGATGGAAACCGAACGAGCCAAGTTGTTGGTGATGGAAGAGAGATTGCATCAACGGGTTGTTGGACAGGATGAAGCGGTCACCGCAGTTTCGGACGCGGTTCGTCGCAGTCGCAGTGGGTTGCAAGATCCCAATCGTCCGATCGGTTCGTTCCTGTTCCTAGGACCCACCGGTGTCGGAAAGACGGAACTTTGCAAAGCATTGGCGGAAGTCATGTTTGATGATGAATCCGCGATGGTTCGTATCGACATGAGTGAGTTCATGGAACGCCACAGCGTGTCGCGACTGATTGGTGCGCCTCCCGGCTACGTTGGCTACGAAGAGGGCGGCAAGCTAACCGAGGCCGTTCGCCGGAGACCTTACGCGGTGATTCTGCTCGATGAGATGGAGAAGGCGCATCCGGATGTGTTCAACGTTCTATTGCAAGTGCTCGATGATGGGCGATTGACCGACGGGCAAGGCCGAACGGTGAACTTCACCAATACCGTGGTTGTGATGACCAGCAATGTTGGTAGCCAGGTGATTCAGCGAGTGACGGAGGAAGGCGGTGGTGAAGATGAAATGCGTCAGGCGGTGGAAGATGCTTTGAAGGCAAGGTTCTTGCCAGAGTTTCTCAACCGGATCGATGACACAGTGATCTTTCACCCGCTGCAGCAAACTCAGATTCGCAGGATTGTTCAATTGCAACTCGAAGAGCTGCGTTCGCGTTTGGCAGCCAATGGCTTGTCATTCGAAATCACAGACGCTGCGATCGATCAAATTGCGGAAGTGGGGTATGACCCAGCGTATGGGGCAAGGCCTCTGAAGCGTGTGATCCAACGCGAGGTGCAGAATCCGCTTGCTTCAGCGATTTTGAAGAACAGCTATGCCGAAGGCACCACGATCAAGATCGACCACGATGGCGATCAATTCGTGTTCTCTGGGTGA
- the dnaK gene encoding molecular chaperone DnaK — MAQGEKIIGIDLGTTNSVVAIMEGSEPKVIPNPEGNRLTPSVVAFTDKQETIVGEPARRQAVTNPKRTVYSAKRFMGRRHNEVQSEEKMVPYGITGGPGDYVKIQVGDSEYTPQEISAKVLRKLKESAESYLGHKVNKAVITVPAYFNDAQRQATKDAGQIAGLEVARIINEPTAAALAYGLDKKKDESIIVFDLGGGTFDVSVLEVADSGDEEQESRVFQVVSTSGDTHLGGDDFDEALINYVASEFQKDNGIDLRNDAMALQRLQEACEKAKKELSTLPETDINLPFITMDASGPKHLTMKITRSKFEELIDALVERCRGPVLQALKDAGMDPKDIDEVVLVGGSTRVPKVREVVKSIFGKDPHQGVNPDEVVAVGAAIQGSVLAGDRNDVLLLDVTPLTLGIETEGGVMTALVERNTTIPAEKKNVFSTAADNQTAVTVRVFQGERKMANANRLLAEFNLEDIPAAPRGVPQIEVKFDIDQNGILSVSAKELKTGKEANVEIKDSGALSDSDIEQMQKDAEANAEEDKRQFELVEARNKVNQQVYQLEKLMGENDDKLSDDDKAPMNAAIEKVKKAAEGDDLAEIKAASDELEAASQAFSKVLYEKTDAAGEAGADAAGAAGATAGGGDDDDAIDAEFEVKE; from the coding sequence ATGGCACAAGGCGAAAAAATCATCGGTATCGACCTCGGGACCACCAACAGCGTGGTCGCGATCATGGAAGGTAGCGAGCCCAAAGTTATCCCAAACCCTGAAGGCAACCGGCTGACTCCCAGCGTGGTCGCTTTCACTGACAAGCAAGAAACCATCGTCGGCGAACCCGCTCGACGTCAAGCCGTCACCAACCCGAAGCGTACCGTTTACTCGGCAAAGCGTTTCATGGGACGTCGTCACAACGAAGTTCAATCGGAAGAGAAAATGGTGCCCTATGGCATCACCGGTGGACCTGGCGATTACGTCAAGATTCAGGTTGGCGACAGCGAGTACACGCCACAAGAAATCTCCGCCAAGGTTCTTCGCAAGTTGAAGGAGTCGGCTGAGTCGTACTTGGGGCATAAAGTCAACAAAGCGGTCATCACCGTTCCTGCTTACTTCAATGACGCACAGCGACAAGCAACCAAAGACGCAGGCCAGATCGCCGGATTGGAAGTTGCTCGGATCATCAACGAACCAACCGCCGCCGCACTGGCTTACGGGTTGGATAAGAAGAAGGACGAGAGCATCATCGTCTTCGACTTGGGTGGTGGTACGTTTGACGTCTCGGTTCTGGAAGTCGCTGACAGCGGCGATGAAGAACAGGAAAGCCGCGTGTTCCAAGTTGTTAGCACCTCGGGTGACACTCACCTCGGTGGCGATGACTTCGATGAAGCGTTGATCAACTACGTTGCCAGCGAATTCCAAAAGGATAACGGCATCGATCTGCGCAACGACGCGATGGCGTTGCAACGTTTGCAAGAAGCTTGCGAGAAGGCAAAGAAAGAACTCAGTACTTTGCCAGAAACCGACATCAACTTGCCCTTTATCACGATGGATGCTTCGGGACCGAAGCACCTGACGATGAAGATCACTCGATCAAAGTTCGAAGAATTGATCGATGCGTTGGTGGAGCGTTGCCGTGGGCCAGTTCTGCAAGCGTTGAAAGATGCTGGCATGGATCCCAAAGACATCGACGAAGTCGTCTTGGTCGGTGGTAGCACACGGGTGCCAAAGGTACGCGAAGTTGTCAAAAGCATCTTCGGCAAAGACCCTCACCAAGGTGTGAACCCTGACGAAGTGGTTGCAGTTGGTGCCGCGATTCAAGGCAGTGTCTTGGCCGGTGACCGCAACGACGTGTTGCTGCTCGACGTGACTCCATTGACGCTCGGGATTGAAACCGAAGGTGGCGTGATGACCGCACTGGTCGAACGCAACACGACGATTCCGGCCGAGAAGAAGAATGTCTTCAGCACCGCCGCGGACAACCAAACCGCTGTGACCGTTCGAGTGTTCCAAGGGGAACGCAAGATGGCCAACGCGAACCGATTGCTCGCCGAATTCAACCTGGAAGACATCCCCGCCGCACCACGTGGTGTGCCTCAAATCGAGGTCAAGTTTGACATCGACCAAAACGGCATCCTGAGTGTCTCGGCGAAGGAACTGAAAACCGGGAAAGAAGCCAACGTCGAGATCAAAGACAGCGGCGCGCTTTCCGATAGTGATATCGAGCAAATGCAGAAGGACGCGGAAGCCAACGCGGAAGAAGACAAGCGACAATTTGAATTGGTCGAGGCTCGCAACAAGGTCAACCAACAGGTTTACCAACTTGAAAAGTTGATGGGCGAGAACGACGACAAGTTGTCCGATGACGACAAGGCTCCGATGAACGCTGCGATTGAAAAGGTCAAGAAAGCCGCTGAAGGCGATGACTTGGCTGAGATCAAAGCCGCGTCGGACGAATTGGAAGCCGCCTCGCAGGCGTTCAGCAAGGTTTTGTACGAGAAGACCGATGCGGCAGGCGAAGCCGGTGCCGATGCGGCGGGTGCCGCTGGTGCAACCGCGGGCGGTGGAGACGACGACGACGCGATCGACGCGGAGTTCGAAGTCAAAGAGTGA
- the pheA gene encoding prephenate dehydratase, producing MSSVDPRDTIASIDTQILDLLRERCRAMTENTASNSNPDWASTLTSIDAVVDRFKQSGSGNDGTNNEMPESEIQRNILQHVASACWRATRPGTYAFLGPPDSYSHLAALAYFGEAANLLPVSSIGAVFDAVGRSDCAGGIVPIENSTDGRVVDTFGRLSKGEVSITGEVQLAIHHQLLAMCDRDSITEVHSKPQAISQCRVWLANHLPKAKLIECSSTAAAAKLAATQAGVAAIASEAAGRRHGLRVIGANIEDNRDNVTRFAVLGHEQPAPTGQDKTTLLFQVAHQPGALADVMGIFKRHELNLTWIESFPQPGTKNEYFFVVEFPGHCQDIAIAKAIEDLKTATHHTHVLGSYGRAARAES from the coding sequence ATGAGTTCAGTTGACCCACGCGATACGATCGCATCGATCGACACACAAATCCTCGATCTGCTGCGTGAACGCTGCCGAGCGATGACTGAAAACACGGCGTCAAATTCCAACCCGGATTGGGCCAGCACGCTGACATCGATTGACGCTGTTGTGGACCGGTTCAAACAATCGGGATCCGGAAACGATGGCACAAACAACGAAATGCCAGAGAGCGAGATCCAGCGGAACATACTGCAACACGTTGCGTCGGCTTGCTGGCGAGCCACTCGACCGGGAACTTACGCGTTCCTTGGCCCACCGGACAGTTACAGCCATTTGGCGGCACTGGCTTATTTCGGGGAAGCCGCCAACTTGCTTCCAGTGTCTTCGATCGGGGCTGTCTTTGACGCAGTTGGACGAAGTGATTGCGCCGGAGGAATTGTGCCGATCGAGAACAGCACCGATGGCCGTGTTGTCGATACCTTCGGCCGGCTATCCAAAGGCGAAGTATCAATCACCGGCGAAGTGCAGCTTGCAATCCATCACCAGCTGCTCGCGATGTGCGATCGCGACTCCATCACCGAAGTCCACAGTAAACCGCAAGCGATCTCCCAGTGCCGCGTTTGGCTCGCCAACCATTTGCCCAAAGCGAAACTGATCGAGTGCAGCTCGACAGCGGCCGCCGCGAAACTGGCCGCGACTCAAGCTGGCGTCGCTGCAATCGCCAGCGAAGCCGCCGGTCGCCGCCATGGACTTCGTGTCATTGGCGCCAACATCGAAGACAATCGCGACAACGTGACCCGATTCGCGGTGCTCGGCCACGAACAACCGGCACCCACAGGCCAGGACAAAACAACGCTGCTGTTTCAAGTCGCCCACCAACCCGGCGCGTTGGCCGATGTGATGGGCATCTTCAAACGACACGAATTGAACCTGACTTGGATTGAGTCGTTCCCTCAACCCGGCACCAAGAACGAGTACTTCTTCGTCGTTGAGTTCCCCGGGCATTGCCAAGACATCGCGATCGCGAAAGCAATCGAAGACCTCAAGACAGCGACCCACCACACCCATGTGCTAGGAAGCTATGGCCGCGCGGCACGAGCGGAGAGCTAG
- a CDS encoding AAA family ATPase, with protein MVTPPPRDNTEGSDIETAEALIQSVAQVKEQVGRIVVGQSDVIEQLLIAILARGHCLLEGVPGLAKTLMVRTLASSMNLDFRRIQFTPDLMPGDITGTDIIQEDHETGRREMLFRPGPVFTQMLLADEINRTPPKTQAALLEAMQEHEVTAGGKTYALKEPFFVLATQNPIEQEGTYPLPEAQRDRFLFHVVVGYPSRDQEAEIVERTTSGDLADVQPVVSGEDICKFQSVVRRVPLPEHVKNWVIDAVRSARPNEPDAKDWVKEWIQWGPGPRASQQLVLASKARALLHGRTHVTLEDAQALALPVLRHRIVPTFSAEADGIAVEDLISRLVAEQSAGTASVL; from the coding sequence ATGGTCACACCGCCTCCCAGAGACAACACCGAAGGTTCGGACATCGAAACTGCGGAGGCGTTGATCCAAAGCGTTGCCCAGGTCAAAGAACAGGTCGGCCGAATCGTGGTCGGGCAGAGCGACGTGATCGAGCAATTGCTGATCGCGATCTTGGCTCGCGGCCATTGCTTGTTGGAAGGCGTGCCCGGGCTGGCGAAAACGTTGATGGTTCGGACGTTGGCCAGTTCGATGAACCTGGATTTTCGTCGTATTCAGTTCACGCCCGATCTGATGCCCGGTGACATCACTGGAACGGACATCATCCAGGAAGATCACGAAACCGGGCGTCGCGAGATGTTGTTTCGTCCCGGACCCGTCTTCACCCAAATGCTGTTGGCCGACGAGATCAACCGAACGCCACCCAAGACGCAGGCGGCATTGTTGGAAGCGATGCAGGAGCACGAGGTCACCGCGGGCGGTAAGACTTACGCTCTGAAGGAACCTTTCTTTGTTCTTGCGACCCAGAATCCGATCGAGCAAGAAGGAACTTATCCGCTTCCCGAAGCTCAACGCGATCGGTTTTTGTTCCACGTCGTTGTTGGATATCCGTCACGTGATCAAGAAGCGGAGATCGTTGAGCGAACCACGTCCGGCGATTTGGCGGATGTTCAGCCGGTCGTCAGCGGCGAAGACATTTGCAAGTTTCAGTCTGTGGTGCGACGAGTCCCATTGCCCGAGCATGTGAAGAATTGGGTGATCGATGCCGTGCGCTCCGCGCGGCCGAACGAACCCGATGCGAAGGATTGGGTCAAAGAGTGGATCCAGTGGGGACCCGGCCCGCGAGCGAGTCAACAATTGGTGTTGGCATCGAAGGCCCGTGCGTTATTGCACGGTCGCACACACGTGACGCTCGAGGACGCACAGGCGTTGGCGTTGCCAGTGCTTCGCCACCGAATCGTGCCAACATTTTCTGCCGAAGCGGATGGCATCGCGGTCGAGGATTTGATCTCGCGATTGGTTGCCGAGCAGAGTGCCGGCACGGCATCCGTTCTTTAG